From one Streptococcus pneumoniae genomic stretch:
- the recR gene encoding recombination mediator RecR, which translates to MLYPTPIAKLIDSFSKLPGIGIKTATRLAFYTIGMSDDDVNDFAKNLLSAKRELTYCSICGNLTDDDPCAICEDSTRDKTTILIVEDSRDVSAMENIQEYHGLYHVLHGLISPMNGIGPDDINLKSLIERLMDSEVTEVIVATNATADGEATSMYISRVLKPAGIKVTRLARGLAVGSDIEYADEVTLLRAIENRTEL; encoded by the coding sequence ATGCTTTATCCAACACCGATAGCCAAATTGATTGACAGCTTTTCAAAACTTCCCGGCATTGGGATAAAAACAGCGACACGTCTTGCTTTTTATACCATTGGGATGAGTGATGATGATGTCAATGATTTTGCCAAAAATTTGCTCTCAGCAAAGCGAGAGTTGACCTACTGCTCGATTTGTGGGAATTTGACGGACGATGATCCTTGTGCGATTTGCGAAGACAGTACGAGAGACAAAACGACGATTTTGATTGTCGAAGATAGTAGAGATGTCTCTGCTATGGAAAATATCCAAGAATACCATGGTCTTTATCATGTCTTGCATGGCTTGATTTCACCCATGAATGGAATTGGACCAGACGACATCAATCTAAAGAGCTTGATTGAGCGTTTGATGGATAGCGAGGTGACAGAAGTCATTGTCGCAACAAACGCGACAGCAGATGGGGAAGCGACATCTATGTATATTTCACGCGTTTTGAAACCGGCTGGTATCAAGGTCACACGCTTAGCACGAGGCTTAGCAGTTGGCTCTGATATTGAGTATGCAGATGAAGTGACCTTGCTTCGTGCGATTGAAAACCGAACAGAATTGTAA
- the pbp2b gene encoding penicillin-binding protein PBP2B, whose protein sequence is MAKKKRQFDSISIPKRLNLLFGIVILLFGVLIARLGYMQVANKDFYIKKLATASQLKVTHSSVRGQIYDASGKPLVENTTRQVVAFTRSNKMTAADMKELAEKLLSFVTVTAADVTERQEVDYYLADPKVYKEVVEKLPKQKRLDTDGNQLSESEVYKAAVDSVDPQQLHYSDEEKKVIFLFNQMNAVANFQTGLLETDRLSPEQVARLTANSKELSGISVTMSWDRKVLDTSLASIVGSVSSEKAGLPAEEADEYLKKGYSLNDRVGTSYLEKTYEETLQGKRAVKEVHLDKNGDLESVDTIAEGEKGENIKLSVDLDFQNGVEEILKNYLTSEIAAGNATYSEGIYAVAMNPNTGSVLAMAGMKHDLEKGDIKADALGSITNVFVPGSVVKGATLSAGWEYGAISGNQVLVDQPISFGGGNPITSWFTQYGARPITAVEALEYSSNTYMVQLALNMMGTPYSDNMKIDLTNLDTSMKKLRATFAEYGLGTSTGIDLPGESEGFTPKEFTFANYLTNAFGQFDNYTPLQLAQYAATVANRGVRVAPRLVEGIYSNNETGGLGDLITKIETKEMGKVAISQEDMDLIQQGFYQVVHGGGGFTTGSSIAAGEAVSISAKTGTAETFVNGGEQAINTNVVAYAPSDNPQIAVAVVFPHNTNLNSTVSHVITRDIINLYQAKHPMN, encoded by the coding sequence ATGGCAAAGAAAAAACGTCAGTTTGATAGCATATCCATTCCCAAGCGATTAAATCTACTCTTTGGGATTGTGATTCTCTTGTTTGGGGTTTTAATTGCACGTTTGGGTTATATGCAGGTGGCTAATAAAGATTTTTATATCAAAAAATTAGCAACTGCAAGTCAGCTTAAGGTTACACATAGTTCGGTTCGTGGTCAGATCTATGATGCTAGTGGCAAGCCCTTGGTGGAAAATACGACCAGGCAGGTTGTTGCTTTCACCCGTAGCAATAAAATGACGGCTGCTGATATGAAAGAATTAGCTGAGAAGCTCTTGTCTTTTGTCACGGTAACGGCTGCGGATGTCACAGAGCGACAGGAAGTAGATTATTACTTGGCAGACCCTAAAGTTTATAAGGAAGTTGTCGAAAAACTGCCCAAACAAAAACGCTTGGACACCGATGGGAACCAATTATCTGAAAGTGAAGTTTATAAAGCGGCGGTGGATAGTGTGGATCCCCAGCAATTGCATTATTCAGATGAGGAGAAAAAGGTGATTTTTCTTTTCAATCAGATGAATGCTGTTGCGAATTTCCAGACAGGTCTGCTTGAGACAGATCGTTTAAGTCCTGAGCAAGTGGCTCGCTTGACAGCAAATAGCAAGGAATTATCAGGAATTAGTGTGACCATGTCTTGGGATCGCAAGGTCCTAGACACGAGCCTTGCATCGATTGTTGGCAGTGTCTCTAGTGAGAAAGCAGGTCTTCCAGCTGAAGAGGCAGATGAGTATTTGAAAAAAGGCTATTCGCTCAATGACCGTGTGGGAACGAGTTATTTGGAAAAGACCTATGAGGAAACTCTTCAAGGGAAACGTGCGGTTAAGGAAGTGCATTTGGATAAAAACGGAGATCTGGAAAGTGTAGATACCATTGCTGAAGGAGAAAAAGGAGAGAATATCAAGCTCAGTGTTGATTTGGATTTTCAAAATGGAGTAGAAGAGATTTTGAAAAACTATTTGACCTCTGAGATTGCAGCAGGAAACGCTACTTATTCCGAAGGGATTTACGCTGTTGCTATGAATCCAAATACAGGCTCTGTTCTTGCGATGGCAGGGATGAAGCATGATTTGGAAAAAGGGGACATCAAGGCGGACGCTCTAGGGAGCATTACCAATGTTTTTGTTCCAGGGTCTGTGGTCAAAGGAGCTACTTTGAGTGCTGGTTGGGAATACGGCGCCATTTCTGGCAATCAGGTTTTGGTTGATCAGCCGATCAGTTTTGGTGGTGGCAATCCGATTACATCATGGTTCACCCAGTATGGCGCACGACCAATCACAGCCGTTGAAGCCTTGGAATACTCTTCGAATACCTATATGGTGCAGCTGGCTCTAAACATGATGGGAACGCCTTATTCAGACAATATGAAGATTGATTTAACCAATCTTGATACGTCTATGAAAAAATTACGGGCAACCTTTGCTGAGTACGGCCTTGGAACGTCAACAGGTATTGATTTACCAGGAGAGTCAGAAGGCTTCACTCCTAAAGAATTTACTTTTGCTAACTATTTGACAAATGCCTTTGGTCAGTTTGATAACTATACTCCACTGCAGTTAGCCCAGTATGCTGCGACAGTTGCTAATCGAGGTGTGCGAGTCGCTCCTCGCTTGGTTGAAGGAATTTATAGCAATAATGAAACAGGTGGCTTGGGCGACTTGATTACTAAAATTGAAACCAAGGAAATGGGGAAAGTTGCCATTTCCCAAGAGGATATGGACTTGATTCAGCAAGGTTTTTATCAAGTGGTACATGGAGGCGGCGGCTTTACGACAGGAAGCAGTATTGCAGCAGGTGAGGCGGTGTCTATCAGTGCAAAGACAGGAACGGCGGAAACCTTCGTCAATGGTGGAGAGCAGGCGATCAATACCAATGTGGTTGCCTATGCACCAAGTGACAATCCTCAGATTGCAGTAGCTGTGGTTTTTCCACATAATACCAATCTGAACTCCACGGTGAGTCATGTCATTACACGGGACATTATCAATCTCTACCAAGCCAAACACCCCATGAATTAG